TTCTGCCTCCCCTGGCTGCATCGATGGCACCGCCAGGCTGGTCAGAACCAGACCCCCCCAGTCATGGGGAAAATCAGATCCTGACACCCTTTCCACCCTGGGGTAGCATTGACCCCCAGGATTTGAGGGGTGCTTCTTAGGAAGAGTGTTCCTGGGACTAAGGAACAGGTTCTGGCCTGAGACATGGGGCTAGTTTGCAGAAAGGGGACCCAGAAGGCATTTATGCCCCAGGCCTCTGTCTCCCCATCTGGGAAATGGATCCAAAGGCCTTGGGTGAAAAAGAGGGTTGGGAGCCTGGAGCAGGCCCAGCGGGCCCAGCTCTCCTAAAGAGCCCTCTGTGGGCTCTCAGTGCCCAGGAAGGACAAAACTCATCTCCACCCTTGGCTTATTTATTTTCTACACGTTTTGGGGACAGAGTGAGTGGCCTGAGGCCCAGTGAGCTCCGCTCACGGAGACATGTAGGCAGAGGTGGCCGCCAGCAGTGCTAGGCCCTGTCAGGAGAGGAGGTGCCCGAGGAGCACTGCTCCCAGTGTGGCCAGAGTCCCAGCACCCAGCTGGGCTGCCTCCACTGAGTTGCAGAGGTCGCGGAAGCAGCAGAAGACGGGGTGGGCAGCCCCGATGCTGTCGGGGTCAGTGGCTAGGCAGGAGTCGGAGCAGGAGCGGGTCACCATGGGGCTCTGGTCGAAGGGGTACTCTGCAGGGTGGGCAGGCGTCAGAGCCTGCACCCACTGCAGTGCCTGCCTGGCTCTGTGTGTCCCCCCTGCTGCTCCTGACCACCACCTTTGCTTCCTACCTCCTCCAACCCCATCGGCATTCCTGTCCCAGATCTGGGAGCCTTCCAGTCCCCAACCCCAATGGTGACAGGTTTTTCTAATAATAGCACTAGTGCCCGGAGCACCTGCAGTGCCCGGGTCTGAGAGGGAGCCCAGCCCTGAGGCAGCAGCAGCACCATCCAACAGTCTGAGCAGAGCGCAACCCACTCCCAGTGCCTAGGGCCTGGGGTCTGGGGTGCTGAGCTTCCCTTGCTGCAGGCACCCCTCTCAGATGGGAAGCCTCCACCCTGCACTTCCTGCCCCTCTGCCTCCCAGGCCAAGAGGAGCAAGGTGCACCCAGGGAGGCCTTTGGGAGAGGTGGGCCCGCCCTGTGCTGGGGCCTGCCCTGGGCCCAGCCTCACCATTCTCCACCTTCTCCAGTGTGGTCTTGCAGGCCGTGTCCTCCAGCTTGCAGTAGGTAATGTTTTTGCATGCGTAAATGGGCGTGGGCCGCTCGCAGGAGTAGCACCTGAAGGCCTCACCTGGGGGGGGGGCAGCAGAACCTCATCACCTGGCCAGCTCAGCCCATCCTGGAGCCCGGAGGATGGGGCTGCAGGACACCTGCTGAGCTCCTTGGAGGGCGGGCTGGCTGGAGACGGGTGTGAGCCCTGCACCTTACCACCCAGCCTCCGTCTCCCTTCAAGGGGAGTGGAGCCATGACACTCTCCCAGGGTGCAGTTGGGCTCTGGAGGCTCACTGAGAGCCATACAGCCCCCAGCAGCCCCCGCCCTCTGGGAGGGGGCAGACTGAGGCCCAGGGCAGGGTCCCGCCAGATTCCCCCACTACTCACCACAGCCCATGCTCCAGGCTGCGAGGAGCAGCAGCTGCATGGCCCAGGAAGAGGCCATTCCTGGGTGCTTGGCGCTGGGAGGGTGGCTGGCCCCATGTTAAGGATTTATACCAGCCCCCGCAGCTCCTGCTCCTGGGCGGCGGCGGATCTGGCCGTGACTCAGTGGGGCGGCACAGGGCAGAGTGGGGAGGGCTGGCAGGACTGGGTGGTGGCACGGGAACTGTTGTCACTCACCAACCCTCTGGGGGCGGGACCCCTCAGAGGCCTCCCTGGGAGCCCCAGTCTGAGAAGTGTGGCCCTGCCCTGTGCTGGCACACCTCCAGCAGACCCCCCTTATGTCACCTGGCTCTGCCCGTGGGGTTCACAGATGCCTTGGAGGCCCTCCAGACCCAGGTGTAGATCAGCTGCAGGGAGACCCCACAGGAACTGCAGCCCAGCTGGCCAGCTGGGGTCCTGGCAGGTGTCCTCGGTCCTAGACTCTCTCCACCTGGTGCCCACAAAGCAGAGGCCTGACCCACGTGGGAAAGGGCGAGTGCCTAGTAAAGTGGGGGTGGCACGGGGTGCTGCTGGCCAGTAGGCCCTTTTGGGTGTGGGGCCCTGGCCTGGCCCCTCATCATTGCCCGTCTTCTCCCAACTGGTGACCTTTGGACCAAACCTGAGCTTGTGAGTTTTAGGCCCCTGACAGAAGGGCTCTGCCAGCCCCCTGGCCTTCTTCACTGTCCACCTCTTACCACACACCAACTCACGTCCACACCCTTTCCTGTGCCAGGCCTCTCACAGTGTACACAATGGTTTCCCATCCGATGGCTCACATCTTCCCTGTGTCATAAGGCCACCCAGGTGC
This genomic interval from Callospermophilus lateralis isolate mCalLat2 chromosome 16, mCalLat2.hap1, whole genome shotgun sequence contains the following:
- the Slurp1 gene encoding secreted Ly-6/uPAR-related protein 1 — encoded protein: MASSWAMQLLLLAAWSMGCGEAFRCYSCERPTPIYACKNITYCKLEDTACKTTLEKVENEYPFDQSPMVTRSCSDSCLATDPDSIGAAHPVFCCFRDLCNSVEAAQLGAGTLATLGAVLLGHLLS